The Methylocella tundrae genome contains the following window.
GGCGCGAAGCGGGATCGATCCGCCCGCCGCGCTTACCGTGCTCAGCGGCTCGATCGCTCTCGCCGCCGCTGCGATCCTTAGCGCGCTGCTGGCGTTCGCGGTGATCTGGCGTACCGGGCGCCAAGGCGCAGGGCAGGCGGCCGCCGGGCTCTTTCTTGCGCTCCTGCTCCTTGCCTATCCAGCCTACCAACTGGCCAAGACGACGCATTTGCCGCGTTTGACCGATTTTTCCACTGATATTGCCGATCCGCCGGTTTTCTCGGCATCGCGTGTCGCTCAGGCCGCGCGAGGCGGGCGGACGCCAAAGACGCTGCCGGCGTCGATGCGCAGGGCGCAAGCGCAAGCCTATCCGAAAATACTGCCGATCATCCTCGATCTTACCGGCGACGAAGCATTCGTCGCCGTCGCCAAAGCCGTCGCCGCCAGCGGTTGGCGCATCGTTGTTGAGACGCCGCCCGGCGGACGCATGGGCGTCGGTCATATCGACGCCATTGCCCGCAGTCTGATCCTCGGCTTTCCTTGCGACATCACCCTGCGCATTCGCCCGCTCGCCGGGCAAACGCGAATCGACCTGCGCTCAGTCTCGCGCTTCGGTCCCTATGATTTTGGCGCCAATCAGCGCAACATCCACACCTTCGAGGCCGCGCTCGAGGCGCAGGTCGACAAGAAATAGCGCGTGCGGCCCGCTCAGGCCGGATGGAAATGCGTTGCAAGGGTCGCCGGCCCGTCGGCGGTGACGAGCCCGCGTGCGACGAGGTCTTCAAGATGGGCCAGCACCGAAAGGCCAGCGGCGGCGCGCAGGGCAGGGGCGAGACCCTCATAGACCCGGGAGACGATCGCTTCGATGGTTTCGTCGCCGTTCCCAAGGCGCGCAAGAATGGCGCGTTCGCGCTGGCGGCGGTGCTGGGCGAGAGCGCGAACGAAACGCTGTGGCTCGGTGACCGGGCCGCCGTGGCCGGGCCAATAGATTCGATCGTCCCGGAGCCGCAGCTTTTCCAGAGAGGCCATGTAATCGCGGATGGAGCCGTCCGGCGGCGTGATCACAGAGGTCGACCAGGCCATGACGTGATCGCCCGAGAAGAGAGCCTGCTCCTGCGGCAGGCAGAAGGCCAAATGGTTCATCGTATGGCCGGGCGTCTCGACGCAGACGAGAGAGAAATCGCTGGTTTCGAACGCCTCGCCCTCGCGCATGATTTTTTCAGGCGTGTGGCCGGGGTCATGCGCGCCGTCCAGACGGATGATTTTGCCCGGCTCGTCCCCGGCTGCTTGCTTCGCAGGAGCAAAGGGCGCGCAGCCGATAATGCTTGCGCCGGTCGCTTGCTGGAGGGCGCGCGCGCCGGGCGAATGATCCTTGTGCGTATGCGTCACGAGGATTGCGACGACGGTTTCGCGCGCTAAAGCGCCGATCAGCGCCGAAGTATGCCAGGGGCTGTCAGGTCCCGGATCAATGATCGCGACCTCGCCCGATCCGACGACATAGGTGCAGGTGCCGGTGAAGGTCATCGGGCCGGGATTGCCCGCGACCATGCGGCGCACCAGCGGCGACAGCCGGACGAGGGCCCCCGGGGGCCCCTCAAAGGAGCGGTTGAAGGAAATCTCCTCCGCGGCTGCTTCGGCGGCGGTGTCAATTAAGGTTTCGCTCATGCTGAGATCATAGCGCGTAAGGGGCGCGGCCGCAGCATTTTCGGTCAAAGCCGTCTGGCGCGGCGTGAGGGAGCGCCGCGCCCTTCTATTTCGGTTCTGCGCCGGGAGGTCCTCCCGGCGTTCCGGCCGGAGGAATGACGGGAGTGGAATTTGGATGCGGCACGGGCGCTGGCCTGACAATTCCGGGATCAACGCCTGGCTTTGGCTTGATGACGCCATCGCCGGCGTCGAGTCTGTCGCTGAGGCTCCCGCTGCGGCCGGAGGTCAGGGGAACGCCGTCCTTTGGCTGCGTGCTGGGGATGCCCTGGTTTTTTTCCGGAATCACTTCATTGCTGCCAGGCGCCCCCGGCGCTGTCTGGGCGACGGCGGGAATTGCGTAAAAGCCCACGGCTGCTGCGAGAATGAGCGGAATTTCTTTTCGCATCGAAGTGTCTCCCTGGAGGTGGCTTCGGCTGCGAACGCTCCTTTCCGCTCATTGTTCCGCGCGCCGGCTCAACCGACGTCGGCGAGTTCCCTTTCCATTTTCTTCTCTTCACGGCGCATGAGGATCATTGCGCCGACCACGCCGCCGACGACAATGACGAGCGCGACGATGCCGAGAGGGCCACTGACGCGATGCATGGCGTCGCCGAAGAAATAAGCGCCGACGCCCATGACGACGGCCCAGATCACGCCGCCGCTCGCGTTGAAGAAGACGAACTTGCCCCAATTATATTTATTGACGCCGGCGAGCAGGGCCGCAAGAACCCGGAGGAAGGCGACGAAGCGGCCGAAGAAAACGATTTTTCCGCCATGCCGCTCGAATAAGTATTGGCCGAGCTTCAGCCGGGCTTCGGGCAAATGAATGAATTTGCCATAACGCAGGAGCAGGTTTGCCCCGAACGTGCGGCCAATCCAAAAACCGATATTGTCGCCGATGATCGCGCCCGCAGCCGCCGCTGCGATAACCCAGGCTATATCGAGATTGCCGGTCGCGCCGGCATAGCCGGCTCCGAGCAGCAGCACCGTTTCTCCGGGCAGCGGCACGCCCGCGCTCTCCAGCATGACAACGAGGAACACGGCCCAATATCCGTGTTGGACGATCAACGGTTGGATATGTTCAATGAACACAAAGGCTCCTGCTTATCGGATGTTGCGCGGCTGACTTCTCACCATCATCGGACTTGCGTTTGAATCGGGCCGGGCAACGCCGCTTCCGCCTCTGCGATCAACCGGATCTCATTCCTTTTATAGAATCGCCAGCAGAATGCAAAAACCGCCAGCGCCGCGGCGAGGCTGACCAAACCGAGCGGACCGGCGATCCGATGCGCTTCGGCGCCGAAAAGAAAACCAAGACCGCCAAATAAAGAAGCCCA
Protein-coding sequences here:
- a CDS encoding DUF1499 domain-containing protein — encoded protein: MRRLIVEEPYSKSALLSRRLAAFALAVALIGVAAARSGIDPPAALTVLSGSIALAAAAILSALLAFAVIWRTGRQGAGQAAAGLFLALLLLAYPAYQLAKTTHLPRLTDFSTDIADPPVFSASRVAQAARGGRTPKTLPASMRRAQAQAYPKILPIILDLTGDEAFVAVAKAVAASGWRIVVETPPGGRMGVGHIDAIARSLILGFPCDITLRIRPLAGQTRIDLRSVSRFGPYDFGANQRNIHTFEAALEAQVDKK
- a CDS encoding MBL fold metallo-hydrolase, which gives rise to MSETLIDTAAEAAAEEISFNRSFEGPPGALVRLSPLVRRMVAGNPGPMTFTGTCTYVVGSGEVAIIDPGPDSPWHTSALIGALARETVVAILVTHTHKDHSPGARALQQATGASIIGCAPFAPAKQAAGDEPGKIIRLDGAHDPGHTPEKIMREGEAFETSDFSLVCVETPGHTMNHLAFCLPQEQALFSGDHVMAWSTSVITPPDGSIRDYMASLEKLRLRDDRIYWPGHGGPVTEPQRFVRALAQHRRQRERAILARLGNGDETIEAIVSRVYEGLAPALRAAAGLSVLAHLEDLVARGLVTADGPATLATHFHPA
- a CDS encoding DedA family protein; this translates as MFIEHIQPLIVQHGYWAVFLVVMLESAGVPLPGETVLLLGAGYAGATGNLDIAWVIAAAAAGAIIGDNIGFWIGRTFGANLLLRYGKFIHLPEARLKLGQYLFERHGGKIVFFGRFVAFLRVLAALLAGVNKYNWGKFVFFNASGGVIWAVVMGVGAYFFGDAMHRVSGPLGIVALVIVVGGVVGAMILMRREEKKMERELADVG